A single window of Microaerobacter geothermalis DNA harbors:
- a CDS encoding histidine phosphatase family protein, whose translation MQIMLIRHGETRWNEENRYIGLTDLPLSEKGRETVQHTAGYLKKKLGKNPMAFICSSPMKRALESMTYILKELELSDDQIQVHDWLGEFDFGRWEGLTYEQVKGHFPSDVFRFYLNPRNYKPTGAKENQSDFETRLLPEFKKVCDQIKDGETAMVVTHGGVIRTILTILIPGTSVWDWKIKPGSIVTVSYDQHQSELSEIWSPGEEDQRG comes from the coding sequence ATGCAAATCATGTTAATCAGACACGGAGAGACCAGATGGAATGAGGAGAACAGGTACATTGGATTAACCGATCTTCCCTTATCTGAGAAGGGAAGAGAAACGGTTCAGCATACCGCGGGTTACCTGAAAAAGAAGCTTGGGAAAAATCCGATGGCTTTTATTTGTTCAAGCCCTATGAAACGTGCCTTGGAGTCGATGACGTATATCTTGAAAGAATTGGAGCTGTCTGATGATCAAATACAGGTCCATGATTGGCTGGGCGAGTTTGATTTTGGAAGATGGGAGGGGTTAACCTATGAACAGGTAAAGGGTCATTTTCCCAGCGACGTTTTTCGATTTTATCTGAATCCACGAAACTATAAACCCACTGGAGCAAAGGAGAATCAATCTGATTTTGAAACCAGACTCTTACCCGAGTTCAAAAAGGTATGTGATCAAATAAAAGATGGGGAAACCGCAATGGTTGTCACCCACGGGGGCGTGATCCGCACGATTCTTACCATTCTGATTCCCGGTACTTCCGTGTGGGACTGGAAAATCAAACCAGGGTCAATCGTGACGGTATCCTATGATCAGCATCAATCTGAACTGAGTGAAATTTGGTCGCCAGGAGAGGAGGATCAGCGTGGCTAA